The Equus quagga isolate Etosha38 chromosome 10, UCLA_HA_Equagga_1.0, whole genome shotgun sequence genome includes a region encoding these proteins:
- the RAB39B gene encoding ras-related protein Rab-39B gives MEAIWLYQFRLIVIGDSTVGKSCLIRRFTEGRFAQVSDPTVGVDFFSRLVEIEPGKRIKLQIWDTAGQERFRSITRAYYRNSVGGLLLFDITNRRSFQNVHEWLEETKVHVQPYQIVFVLVGHKCDLDTQRQVTRHEAEKLAAAYGMKYIETSARDAINVEKAFTDLTRDIYELVKRGDITIQEGWEGVKSGFVPNVVHSSEEVVKSERRCLC, from the exons ATGGAGGCCATCTGGCTGTACCAGTTCCGGCTCATTGTCATCGGGGATTCCACAGTGGGCAAGTCCTGTCTGATCCGCCGCTTCACCGAGGGCCGCTTTGCCCAGGTTTCGGACCCCACCGTAGGGGTGGATTTTTTCTCCCGGCTGGTGGAGATCGAGCCAGGAAAACGCATCAAGCTCCAGATCTGGGATACTGCGGGTCAAGAGAGGTTCAG ATCCATCACTCGCGCCTACTACAGGAACTCAGTAGGTGGTCTTCTCTTATTTGACATTACCAACCGCAGGTCCTTCCAGAATGTCCATGAGTGGTTAGAAGAGACCAAAGTACACGTTCAGCCCTACCAAATTGTATTTGTTCTGGTGGGTCACAAGTGTGACCTGGATACACAGAGGCAAGTGACTCGCCACGAGGCAGAGAAACTGGCTGCTGCATACGGCATGAAGTACATTGAAACGTCAGCCCGAGATGCCATTAATGTGGAGAAAGCCTTCACAGACCTGACGAGAGACATATATGAGCTGGTTAAAAGGGGGGATATTACAATCCAGGAGGGCTGGGAAGGGGTGAAGAGTGGATTTGTACCAAACGTGGTTCACTCTTCAGAAGAGGTTGTCAAATCAGAGAGGAGATGTTTGTGCTAG